A region of Bacillus cabrialesii DNA encodes the following proteins:
- a CDS encoding sporulation protein encodes MKRSGPFFHDVSQENLYLKSELSRCHKLIAELEASYFHQKNNKLLKENNDMKEKLQQLSAELTNMSTKEKHASHTSHTLHQIRAELLDKIVALQELLSAETYKRKAEIQEKHKLHIAKIKIEEENKHLHQRISHLQASIEQEQNALLQAKQQNDLIKAENGRLKEQMVEKEYQLKHIKIEVDHMKDRIIETKERLLEIEKTKEKLFHETIISYKRQLDESDTWIASHFADIDGGTKQKEKTEEEAPAVYTQPNHVETILEDVTKQIHVLQKQLASAQSSDQAMSHTIEELKSRAAVEKPYQKWVYKLNLEKENKASQKKPQ; translated from the coding sequence ATGAAAAGATCAGGTCCTTTTTTCCATGACGTGTCTCAGGAGAACCTTTATTTAAAGTCAGAGCTTTCAAGGTGTCATAAGCTGATTGCCGAACTTGAAGCAAGCTACTTCCATCAGAAAAATAACAAACTGCTCAAAGAAAATAACGATATGAAAGAAAAACTCCAGCAGCTGTCTGCCGAATTAACAAACATGTCAACGAAAGAAAAACACGCCTCCCATACCAGCCATACCCTGCATCAAATAAGAGCTGAACTGCTTGATAAAATCGTTGCTTTGCAGGAGCTTCTTTCTGCTGAAACCTACAAACGAAAAGCCGAAATCCAAGAAAAACATAAACTTCATATCGCTAAAATTAAAATTGAAGAAGAAAATAAACATCTGCATCAACGAATCAGCCATCTTCAGGCCTCTATTGAGCAGGAACAGAACGCACTGCTTCAGGCAAAACAGCAAAACGACTTAATAAAAGCCGAAAACGGCCGTCTAAAAGAGCAAATGGTAGAAAAAGAATATCAGCTAAAACATATCAAAATAGAAGTTGATCATATGAAAGACCGAATCATAGAAACGAAAGAAAGGCTGCTCGAAATAGAAAAAACGAAAGAAAAATTATTTCACGAAACTATTATATCGTATAAACGGCAGCTTGATGAAAGCGATACCTGGATTGCTTCTCATTTTGCCGATATTGATGGCGGCACGAAACAAAAAGAAAAAACGGAAGAAGAAGCTCCAGCGGTCTACACGCAGCCAAATCATGTAGAAACCATACTTGAAGATGTCACAAAACAGATACATGTGCTTCAAAAACAGCTTGCCAGCGCCCAATCATCAGACCAGGCCATGAGCCATACAATCGAAGAGCTGAAAAGCAGAGCCGCGGTAGAAAAGCCTTATCAAAAGTGGGTGTATAAGCTTAACCTTGAAAAAGAAAACAAAGCTTCACAGAAAAAACCTCAATAA